The Corynebacterium occultum sequence GGAATCAGCTTCCCCGCCAGAAACAGGTGGACCGCGGCATGGTGCCCGGGGTTCCCGGGCTTTCCGCCGCCGGGAAAAGTACCGCGTCTGGAGAACCGGAGGTGGTCAAGCGCTCACCTCGGGGGCGGCCCACCGGGCCGGATGGACGCCGACTGCCCAAACGTCCGAACCTGGATAATTTCGGCACCGTACTGGGCAGTGAGATCGTGCGGCGCGGTTGGCGCCGGGAACTGGCCGGCGGTTGGGTGCAGTCCCATTGGCCGGAACTGGTCGGTGAGAAGATCGCGCAGCACACCAAGGTGGAGATGCTGAAGGATAAGGCACTGTTCATAACCTGTGATTCGACCGCCTGGGCGACGAATCTGCGGATGATGCAGCGTCAGATCCTCCAGGCCATTGCCGCGAAAGTTGGGCCGGATGTGATTTCAGAGCTGAAGATTTTCGGCCCGAAGGCACCGAACTGGCGCAAGGGGCCACTTCATGTGAAGGGCCGGGGACCCCGGGACACCTGGGGCTAGAGGGCCCTGATCAGTACAAACGTGCTAATCAGGGCGGAGTGCCGGAATGTTTCATATTTTTTTATGAGATTTCGCTAGGTATGGCGTTAGGTGAGCTGGGGATTTTCAGTTTTCGGTACCTCAGTGCGATTGTGGCGGGTTTGGCATCCGGGTAGGTAGGGGGCCACTAAGCGTGTAGAATGAAACAGTCTGTACACGAATTTAGCGAGGAGTGCTCGTTCCACGTGGCTACCACTGAACATAATTATGATGCCTCATCCATCACGGTCCTTGAGGGCCTCGAGGCGGTGCGTAAGCGCCCGGGCATGTACATCGGTTCGACCAGTGCGCGCGGCCTCCACCACCTGGTGTGGGAGGTCGTCGACAACTCTGTTGATGAAGCGATGGCTGGCCATGCCTCCAAGGTGGATGTCACCCTGATGGCAGACGGCGGGCTCCAGGTCGTCGATGACGGCCGTGGCATCCCCGTCGAGATGCACCCTTCCGGCATCCCCACCGTCCAGGTCGTGATGACCCAGCTGCACGCCGGCGGCAAGTTTGACTCCGATTCCTACGCTGTCTCCGGCGGTCTCCACGGTGTGGGTATCTCCGTCGTCAACGCCCTGTCCACCAGGGTCGAGGCGGATATCAAGCGGGATGGCAAGCACTGGATCCAGAACTTCAATGCTTCCGTCCCGGAGGAGCTGGTGCAGGGTGGCAATGCCCGCGGCACCGGCACCACCATCCGCTTCTGGCCGGATGAAGAGATCTTTGAGACCGTGAGATTCGATTTCGACACGATCTCCCGCCGCCTCCAGGAGATGGCCTTCCTCAACAAGGGCCTGACCATCACCGTCAAGGATGAGCGCGTCACCGATGAGGAGCTCGAGCTCGAGGCGATCGCCGAAGAGGGCGACACCGCCGAGGACATCGCCAACCCCTCCTTCGATGATGTCGAGGACACCGAGGTTGCTGAGGCACCTGCGGTTGAGGCTCCCAAGGCGCCGAAGAAGCGCGAGAAGAAGGTCGTCTACCACTACCCGAATGGTCTTGAGGACTACGTCAACCACCTCAACAAGACCAAGTCGGTCATCCACCCCTCCATCGTCTCCCTGGACACCAAGGGTGAGGATCATGAGGTTGAGGTCGCGATGCAGTGGAACAGCGGCTACAAGGAGTCGGTCCACACCTTCGCCAACACCATCAACACCATCGAGGGAGGTACCCACGAGGAGGGTTTCCGTGCGGCTCTGACCTCCCTGATGAACAAGTACGCCCGTGACCACAAGCTGCTCAAAGAGAAGGACACCAACCTCACCGGTGATGACTGCCGTGAGGGTCTTTCCGCGGTGATCTCGGTCCGGGTCGGTGACCCGCAGTTCGAGGGTCAGACCAAGACCAAGCTGGGCAACACCGAGATCCGTTCCTTCGTGCAGAAGTCGATCTATGAGCATGTCGGTCACTGGCTGGAGGCCAACCCCGCTGAGGCCAAGGCCATCATCTCCAAGGCCGTGTCCTCCTCACAGGCACGTCTCGCCGCACGCAAGGCCCGTGACCTGGTGCGACGCAAGTCGGCCACGGACATGGGCGGGTTGCCTGGCAAGCTCGCCGACTGCCGTTCCAAGGATCCGGGCAAGTCCGAGCTTTACATCGTGGAGGGTGACTCCGCAGGTGGCTCCGCCAAGGGCGGCCGTGACTCCATGTACCAGGCGATCCTGCCGCTGCGCGGCAAGATCCTCAACGTGGAGAAGGTCCGTCTCGACAAGGCCCTGAAGAATGCCGAGGTCCAGGCCATCATCACGGCCCTGGGCACCGGTATCTACGATGAGTTCGACCTCAAGAAGCTGCGCTACCACAAGATCGTGCTGATGGCCGACGCCGATGTCGACGGCCAGCACATCGCCACCCTGCTGCTGACCCTGCTCTTCCGGTTCATGCCGGATCTCATCGACGAGGGGCATGTTTACCTGGCCAACCCGCCGCTGTACAAGCTGAAGTGGTCCAAGCGGGATCCGGGCTTCGCCTACTCTGATGCTGAGCGTGATCAGCTGCTCAAGGAGGGCCTGGAGAATGGCTGGAGGATCAACACCGATGATGGAATCCAGCGTTATAAGGGCCTTGGTGAGATGAACGCCAGCGAGCTCTGGGAAACCACCCTGGATCCCAGCACCCGCATTCTGCGTCGCGTGGATCTGGTCGACGCACAGCGTGCCGATGAGCTCTTCTCGGTCCTCATGGGCGATGATGTCGCGGCGCGCCGCAGCTTCATCACCCGCAAGGCCAAGGATGTCCGTTTCCTGGATATCTAGGCTTCTGGCACAGCTGAACCAGTACTGGTTGCGGCACCGTGTTGCCAGGCTTCCCGGGACCCCGTCGTTTCTTTCGTCGGGGGCCCGGGTTTCTGCTTTCCGGAGATCATGATGGATATCCTGTGACACAGTGACCCCGTGGTGGAAGATGAGGCCGAAAACTGATGAATGACAGGAATTTCCAGGTGCCGGTGACACTACCTGGAGGAGCGTCCAGCCCGATAGACCTCTGGCTACCCGTTCCGGGTTCAGAGGCAACGCAACCCCTGGTGATGGTCTGGCCGGGTTTCGGAATGGGGGCTCGTTACTACCGCCCCATTGCGGAGGAGCTGGCGGCACGGGGATA is a genomic window containing:
- a CDS encoding DciA family protein: MENPKKPEQSPETPGDSVGAAFAQLRAAAKQRSGKAPDLSKQGRNQLPRQKQVDRGMVPGVPGLSAAGKSTASGEPEVVKRSPRGRPTGPDGRRLPKRPNLDNFGTVLGSEIVRRGWRRELAGGWVQSHWPELVGEKIAQHTKVEMLKDKALFITCDSTAWATNLRMMQRQILQAIAAKVGPDVISELKIFGPKAPNWRKGPLHVKGRGPRDTWG
- the gyrB gene encoding DNA topoisomerase (ATP-hydrolyzing) subunit B, whose product is MATTEHNYDASSITVLEGLEAVRKRPGMYIGSTSARGLHHLVWEVVDNSVDEAMAGHASKVDVTLMADGGLQVVDDGRGIPVEMHPSGIPTVQVVMTQLHAGGKFDSDSYAVSGGLHGVGISVVNALSTRVEADIKRDGKHWIQNFNASVPEELVQGGNARGTGTTIRFWPDEEIFETVRFDFDTISRRLQEMAFLNKGLTITVKDERVTDEELELEAIAEEGDTAEDIANPSFDDVEDTEVAEAPAVEAPKAPKKREKKVVYHYPNGLEDYVNHLNKTKSVIHPSIVSLDTKGEDHEVEVAMQWNSGYKESVHTFANTINTIEGGTHEEGFRAALTSLMNKYARDHKLLKEKDTNLTGDDCREGLSAVISVRVGDPQFEGQTKTKLGNTEIRSFVQKSIYEHVGHWLEANPAEAKAIISKAVSSSQARLAARKARDLVRRKSATDMGGLPGKLADCRSKDPGKSELYIVEGDSAGGSAKGGRDSMYQAILPLRGKILNVEKVRLDKALKNAEVQAIITALGTGIYDEFDLKKLRYHKIVLMADADVDGQHIATLLLTLLFRFMPDLIDEGHVYLANPPLYKLKWSKRDPGFAYSDAERDQLLKEGLENGWRINTDDGIQRYKGLGEMNASELWETTLDPSTRILRRVDLVDAQRADELFSVLMGDDVAARRSFITRKAKDVRFLDI